TATGCCAAGGTGAGTCCACAGGGCCAGGCAGAGGCCCAGGTACAGGCTATTGCCCTTGGTGGAGGCTGGAGCTGTGGGCTCAGAGCCAATGTCAACACAGTGCTGCGGAATCCTGCACCCCCACAAAGGTGGCCTGTTCCTTCCCCCCAGGCAAGTTTGCAAATGAGGCCCCTGTTTACCCTAGAGGGCAGGCACAATGCCCAGCCTGTGGGGGTGCACAGAGCTGCTCTGTGCCCACAAGAAGTGCTCCCCTCCCCTTTGCGTAACAGGCCAGACCTGTGGCTGAGGGCCGGGACCCCTCTactggggagaaggaagcagagggtgTGGGGGTTGCCTGGGACTGAACAGGCTGATTGGTTGCCACTCCAAAGGGAGTGTCATGTGCAGGCATGTTGGGGACCCTGGAATCCAGCATTGGAGCAGATACTATCCACTGTGCCCTTTATTCCTGGACACAGAGGGGAATATAGCCCAAGAGACGGTGTTACTGGCTCTAAGGTAGAGCTAGCCTACCCTGGGGGGTTGAGGGGGTGGGAATTGAGGACTGTAGCAGGCTCTGACCCTGACCATTTCCCCTCATCCCTGCCTCCAGATCTACCCAGACCCAGAGCTGGAGGTGCAGGTACTGGGCCTGCCTATTCGCTGCATCCACAGTGAGGAGGGCTGCCGCTGGAGCGGGCCACTTCGTCACCTACAGGTGAGGCTCTGGTGGGGACGGGGAGGACTGCCTCTCCCTTGGCAGGCACTAACTGCACCCTTCGCACCAGGGCCACCTGAATACCTGCAGCTTCAATGTAGTCCCCTGCCCCAATCGCTGCCCCACCAAGCTGAGCCGCCGGGATCTGCCTGCACACTTGCAGCACGACTGCCCCAAGCGGCGCCTCAAGTGCGAGTTTTGTGGCTGTGACTTCAGTGGGGAGGCCTTTGAGGTGAGTGGGGCCTGACTGAGGGTAGAGGGAGATTGGGGCACCTGGGAGCCTAGGGAGCCCTTAACTCAACGCCTTTGGCATTTCCACAGAGCCACGAGGGCATGTGCCCCCAAGAGAGTGTCTACTGTGAGAACAAGTGTGGTGCCCGCATGATGCGGCGGCTGCTGGCCCAGCATGCCACCTCTGAGTGCCCCAAGCGCACCCAGCCTTGCACCTACTGCGCCAAGGAGTTCGTCTTTGACACCATCCAGGTGAGGCCCTTCCTTAGTTGTGGGGTAGCTAGCTGGGAGTCAGACTACTgactgctctctctctgcctctgcggCCCTAGAGCCACCAGTACCAGTGTCCGAGGCTGCCTGTGCCCTGCCCCAACCAGTGTGGTGTGGGCACTGTGGCTCGGGAGGACCTGCCGGGCCATCTGAAGGACAGCTGTAGCACTGCCCTGGTGCTATGTCCATTCAAAGACTCTGGCTGCAAGCACAGGGTGAGatgcccctcctccttcctctcagtcCCCTTCTTGGTCCTGGAAGCCTCAGACATAGACTAGGCCCTTGGTGGTTCCTGCTGTGCTGCTCTGAAGCCTTCGGTCCTTCCCCCTGCTGGccagctccagcctcctcctAGTGCCCTCTATCTTCCTCATTCAGAGCTGGGTGCCTACCACCCTCTACCcattcctcccctctcctgtccTCTGGACCTGCCCCCGCTGAtaactctcctcccttcccccatggcCTGGGGCTTTGCCAACAGTGCCCTAAGCTGGCAATGGCACGGCACGTGGAGGAGAGCGTGAAACCACATCTGGCCATGATGTGTGCCCTTGTGAGCCGGCAGCGGCAGGAGCTGCAGGAGCTGCGGCGAGAGCTGGAGGAGCTATCGGTGGGCAGTGATGGCGTGCTCATCTGGAAGATTGGCAGCTATGGGCGACGGCTGCAGGAGGCCAAAGCCAAGCCCAACCTCGAGTGCTTCAGCCCGGCCTTTTACACACATAAGTATGGCTACAAGCTGCAGGTGTCTGCATTTCTCAATGGCAACGGCAGTGGTGAGGGTACACACCTCTCCCTCTACATTCGCGTGCTGCCAGGTGCCTTTGACAATCTCCTTGAGTGGCCCTTTGCCCGCCGTGTAACCTTCTCCCTGCTGGATCAGAGCGACCCCGGGCTGGCTAAGCCACAGCATGTCACTGAGACCTTTCACCCCGACCCAAACTGGAAGAATTTCCAAAAACCAGGCACTTGGAGGGGCTCCCTGGATGAGAGTTCTCTGGGCTTTGGTTACCCCAAGTTCATCTCCCACCAGGATATCCGCAAGCGAAACTATGTGCGGGATGATGCAGTCTTCATCCGTGCCTCTGTTGAATTGCCCCGAAAGATCCTCAGCTGAATGCAGATGGGGCTCCAGCAGAAAGGGGGATGGGACATGACCTCCTGTGAGGCACTGGTTGAACCTGGAGAGGGGGCTGGACCCCCTTTCagctgcttctgctgcctgggTTCTGTTACCCCTTTTCCCTTTCCCCCTTCTTTACCACCCTCAGGTGCCTCCTATTGGTGCTTCAGCCCTGGCCCTTGGGAGGAGGAGGTCTTGGGGTCATCAAGGGCTTGGAAACAAGTGATCCCAGGGCCTGTCTCCTCTCCTGGGCAGGGCAGACATGCCTTGGTGCCCACGGCCACACTACCGGGGACTGAGGTGCCTGCTGGTGCTATGTCCCAAGAGCCataggggggagggggagttggGAAAGTGAGGGGGTAGTTGCATCTGTCTTGAGATGTGATTTCGCTTCCCCTGTCCCCAGCTGTGCCCCCTctggttatttatttacttagtgCCAGGAGGGCACAGCAGGGGAGTCCTGATTTTTAATAAATCCTGAATTGTATTTATTAGCTTGCTTCCAGCCTGAATCATCTGGGTTGGTTAAGGCCCTGGAAGGCTGGGTTCCTTGTGAAGTAAGGGACCAGTCAGAGACGGGCTGCTGCCGCTGTGGCCCCAGGATCCAGCTGCTCTGCTGGGTCTCCCCCTAGTGGACAAAGGGGAACTGCATTAGGCTTTGTGTGCAAGATAGTTTTCTGCCCTGCCCTCTGGTGGCTAGTTCCTGGAGGTGCAGGCTCTGGACATTTTACAAGGCTGGAGTCCGTGATCCACACTCCACCAAAGACTAGTGCCTTTGCCCTAGGCAGGT
The sequence above is drawn from the Equus przewalskii isolate Varuska chromosome 10, EquPr2, whole genome shotgun sequence genome and encodes:
- the TRAF4 gene encoding TNF receptor-associated factor 4 isoform X1, coding for MPGFDYKFLEKPKRRLLCPLCGKPMREPVQVSTCGHRFCDTCLQEFLSEGVFKCPEDQLPLDYAKIYPDPELEVQVLGLPIRCIHSEEGCRWSGPLRHLQGHLNTCSFNVVPCPNRCPTKLSRRDLPAHLQHDCPKRRLKCEFCGCDFSGEAFESHEGMCPQESVYCENKCGARMMRRLLAQHATSECPKRTQPCTYCAKEFVFDTIQSHQYQCPRLPVPCPNQCGVGTVAREDLPGHLKDSCSTALVLCPFKDSGCKHRCPKLAMARHVEESVKPHLAMMCALVSRQRQELQELRRELEELSVGSDGVLIWKIGSYGRRLQEAKAKPNLECFSPAFYTHKYGYKLQVSAFLNGNGSGEGTHLSLYIRVLPGAFDNLLEWPFARRVTFSLLDQSDPGLAKPQHVTETFHPDPNWKNFQKPGTWRGSLDESSLGFGYPKFISHQDIRKRNYVRDDAVFIRASVELPRKILS
- the TRAF4 gene encoding TNF receptor-associated factor 4 isoform X2 translates to MPRECHVQACWGPWNPALEQILSTVPFIPGHRGEYSPRDGVTGSKIYPDPELEVQVLGLPIRCIHSEEGCRWSGPLRHLQGHLNTCSFNVVPCPNRCPTKLSRRDLPAHLQHDCPKRRLKCEFCGCDFSGEAFESHEGMCPQESVYCENKCGARMMRRLLAQHATSECPKRTQPCTYCAKEFVFDTIQSHQYQCPRLPVPCPNQCGVGTVAREDLPGHLKDSCSTALVLCPFKDSGCKHRCPKLAMARHVEESVKPHLAMMCALVSRQRQELQELRRELEELSVGSDGVLIWKIGSYGRRLQEAKAKPNLECFSPAFYTHKYGYKLQVSAFLNGNGSGEGTHLSLYIRVLPGAFDNLLEWPFARRVTFSLLDQSDPGLAKPQHVTETFHPDPNWKNFQKPGTWRGSLDESSLGFGYPKFISHQDIRKRNYVRDDAVFIRASVELPRKILS